The genome window GCATCTCGCCGTCGATGCCGAGGTCCTCGCGCACGTCCTTCCCGGAGAACTGCGGCGTCGAGAAGCCGTTGTACACGACCCGCGAGTCAGCGTCGTACAGCTCTCGGATGTCCTCGCGGACGATCTCGCTGACCGCGATGTTCGTGTCGGCGGCGTTCGCGAGCCGGCGCTCGGTCTCGACCTCGCGGCTCGGCGGGTCGATGTTGCGGTCGCTCGCCAGCGAGTGGAACGAGGAGACCCAGGTGGCGTCGGACTCGCGGGCGGCGGCGCGACCGGGACCGTAGCCGAACCAGTCGTGCGTGTGGATCACGTCGTGGTCGGGCGCGAGCTCGGCGAACCGGTCGGAGAGCTGTCCGACGCGCGCCGCGACGTCGCCCTCGCCGGTCTCGACGGGTTCGAGCCCGGGCTCGTCGTCGGGCGCGAACTCCGCGGGCAACACCAGCGTCACGTCGACGCCGAGGTCGTCGCGCAGCCCGGTGAACAGTTCCCCCACGTGGACGTCGAGCCCGCCGGTGATGTTCGGCGGGAACCCCCACCCCAGCATGAGTACGCTCGGCGGCATACACCCCCGTTTCGGGAGTCGGCACTTAGGTATGCCCCTCGTGGCGTGCGGTGGAGCGGGACAGAGGGAGTAGAGGGAATCGGAGAGAGGAGTGGAAGGAACCGGAGAGAGCCCGGCCGAAAGGGGAGTCGGCCCCGCTCAGGCCGCGCGGACCGCGTCGCGCAGCGCGTCCGTGCGCTCGGTGATCGACTCGGCGGCGTCCGCGAGCACGTCGAGCGGGTCGCCCTCCTCGGCCTTGACGGTGAGGACGGGCTCGGTCTGGCCCCCGGACTGCTCGGGGTTCATGTCGTAGGTCGCGGCCGCGACGTCGTCCGACTCCAGCAGGGCGCCCTTCAGCACGTTCATGAACGTGTGGTCCTCGCCCGCGATCTCGATGTGGAGTTCCGTGTCGGTCTTCTCGATGACCCGCAGTTCCATACCCGAGAGGTCGGGCGAGCGGCGTTTCAAGCTTTCGTCTCCCGAATATCGACGGATGCGGACGGGTGGCACGCGACCCGAAAGCGTATGCCGCCCGCTCCGGTGGCCGCCCTATGGAGATCCGACGGCTACCGACCGACGAGGACGCCCTCCGCCGCTACGCCGCCGAACTGTGGCTCCCCTACCACCGCGATCTCGCGGCCGCTGCGGAGAGCCACGCGCTCGCCGACCGGCCGGACGAGGAGCTGATCGCGGCCGAGACGGAGTTTCGGCGCGACCTGCTCCGCGAGAACGCGGACCGCCGGCTGTGGGTCGTATCGGTCGATTCGGAACTCGCTCCGGACGGCGTCGATTCCGGGACGCTCGGTCCCGAACGCCTCGACCCCGAGAAGCCCGCGCCCGCCGGGGTCCCCGATCCGGACCACGACCTTGTCGCGTTCGTCTCGACGAGCGTCGACGCGTGTCCGGAGGTGTTCGACCGGCCGGACCGGCTCGTTGTGGGAGACATCTACGTGGACGAATCGTACCGAGGGAGTGGGTTGGCGGACCGGTTGCTGGAGCGAGCAGCGGTAGATGCGCGCGAGCGGGACTGCGGCGAACTCCGGCTCGACGTGGACGTCGACAACGAGCGCGCGGCGGCGTTCTACGAGAAACGGGGGTTCGAGCCGTATCGGAACCAGCTGACGCGAGACGTGAAGTGAGCGACTATTTATAAGTCGGAGATTCCGGATCGACGATGGACTCCGCCAAATACCCAATCGTTTGCTTATAAATAGCGGTTGGCGGATCGGC of Halorubrum trapanicum contains these proteins:
- a CDS encoding N-acetyltransferase — protein: MEIRRLPTDEDALRRYAAELWLPYHRDLAAAAESHALADRPDEELIAAETEFRRDLLRENADRRLWVVSVDSELAPDGVDSGTLGPERLDPEKPAPAGVPDPDHDLVAFVSTSVDACPEVFDRPDRLVVGDIYVDESYRGSGLADRLLERAAVDARERDCGELRLDVDVDNERAAAFYEKRGFEPYRNQLTRDVK
- a CDS encoding DNA-directed RNA polymerase subunit L; its protein translation is MELRVIEKTDTELHIEIAGEDHTFMNVLKGALLESDDVAAATYDMNPEQSGGQTEPVLTVKAEEGDPLDVLADAAESITERTDALRDAVRAA
- a CDS encoding glycosyltransferase family 4 protein produces the protein MLGWGFPPNITGGLDVHVGELFTGLRDDLGVDVTLVLPAEFAPDDEPGLEPVETGEGDVAARVGQLSDRFAELAPDHDVIHTHDWFGYGPGRAAARESDATWVSSFHSLASDRNIDPPSREVETERRLANAADTNIAVSEIVREDIRELYDADSRVVYNGFSTPQFSGKDVREDLGIDGEMLFFVGRHTDQKGISHLLYATKKLRGRDVTLVVGGSGHQTEQLKRFAELLGIDDRVEFVGYVPEAELGDYYAASDAFVSPSYAEPFGITITEALEAGTQVVATRSGVAEVLPDGCLVEVETDSESIVDGLIEALDREEPPQYERREWGDVAEDTLAVYEDVA